A single Silvibacterium dinghuense DNA region contains:
- a CDS encoding glycosyltransferase family 39 protein: MNSLRTAKRFVFPLLGLWVLLYASFSLVKPPLLDGPDSLQAEAAREMASSGDWITPHLDGVRSFAVPPLPTWLIAASFRVFGVTDWAARLPLAFAALALFLLALSLASRMCLTPVAGFYGALILLTSSGIFLFAHLLFPHLLCTLWITAALFYFWRSLRTPTLRTAIGFALTCALGSLTMGIAGALLPVLIALLFLFFTRNFAHLRRWHPAVIILVFCAAALPWRILAHYANPHHPYLSAIPRPATTPLLLFWDFLLLWLAPWTFFSLAGLSRLSRGLFNRTAHLDCRKQGLLLLTLWLGVTVVWFSIFQRHEFSLLPALPPFAILGATWLAAEEAAPSRYGRVVAWVLFVAGLIKAVTAVVLALRAPFPGFAVDIATLLHLHPGQHQQFFDYLSDLTFASMGAFRIPLLIFAAAVAVGVTANLILRLRGKARLANCFLAGMMAFVLIAAHIALNTFSPVFSSAILALAIRPEVEQGDAVIIDGRYEDASALGFYLRQPIQILSTPAGDLAPGSLATDAPPVFVDHDALAKLWDGPGRVFLWTSPESMPQLPGESYVIARDGGREIVSNEPNNGGATF; the protein is encoded by the coding sequence ATGAACAGTCTGCGAACGGCCAAGCGTTTTGTCTTCCCTCTGCTCGGTCTCTGGGTTCTGCTCTACGCTTCCTTCTCGCTGGTCAAACCGCCGCTGCTCGACGGACCTGACTCGCTGCAGGCTGAGGCAGCACGAGAGATGGCCTCCTCGGGCGACTGGATCACTCCGCACCTCGACGGCGTCCGCTCCTTCGCCGTGCCTCCGCTGCCCACGTGGCTCATCGCTGCGAGCTTCCGCGTCTTCGGCGTCACCGACTGGGCGGCGCGCCTGCCGCTGGCCTTTGCCGCGCTGGCGCTCTTCCTGCTCGCGCTCTCGCTGGCCTCGCGCATGTGCCTGACGCCGGTCGCCGGCTTCTACGGCGCGCTCATCCTGCTTACTTCGAGCGGTATCTTCCTTTTCGCGCACCTGCTTTTTCCACACCTGCTGTGCACACTGTGGATCACGGCCGCACTCTTCTATTTCTGGCGATCGCTGCGCACGCCCACACTGCGCACGGCTATCGGCTTCGCGCTGACCTGCGCGCTCGGCTCGCTCACCATGGGTATCGCAGGCGCACTGCTGCCGGTGCTTATCGCGCTGCTGTTCCTCTTTTTCACGCGCAACTTCGCCCATCTGCGGCGGTGGCATCCTGCGGTCATCATCCTGGTCTTCTGCGCGGCGGCGCTGCCCTGGCGAATCCTCGCACATTACGCCAACCCTCACCATCCTTACCTCTCGGCGATTCCGCGGCCGGCCACGACACCGCTGCTGCTCTTCTGGGACTTCCTGCTGCTGTGGCTGGCGCCCTGGACCTTCTTCTCGCTTGCCGGCCTGAGCCGCCTCTCGCGCGGCCTCTTCAACCGCACCGCGCATCTCGACTGCCGCAAACAGGGCTTGCTGCTGCTCACGCTGTGGCTGGGTGTGACCGTGGTCTGGTTCAGCATCTTTCAGCGCCATGAGTTCTCCCTGCTGCCGGCGCTCCCGCCCTTCGCCATTCTCGGCGCGACATGGCTCGCTGCCGAAGAGGCCGCGCCTTCGCGCTATGGCCGCGTGGTTGCGTGGGTGCTCTTCGTCGCCGGACTCATCAAGGCCGTCACCGCGGTGGTCCTCGCGCTGCGCGCCCCCTTTCCCGGCTTCGCAGTGGATATCGCCACGCTGCTCCACCTCCACCCTGGTCAGCATCAGCAGTTTTTCGACTACCTGAGCGATCTCACCTTCGCCTCGATGGGCGCCTTCCGCATTCCGCTGCTGATCTTCGCCGCGGCGGTAGCTGTGGGCGTAACAGCCAATCTGATCCTGCGGCTGCGGGGCAAGGCACGCCTCGCGAACTGCTTCCTCGCCGGCATGATGGCCTTTGTGCTCATCGCTGCGCATATCGCACTCAATACGTTTTCGCCGGTCTTCTCCTCGGCCATCCTCGCCCTGGCAATCCGGCCCGAGGTCGAACAAGGCGACGCGGTCATTATCGACGGGCGCTACGAAGACGCCTCAGCGCTTGGCTTCTACCTCCGGCAGCCAATCCAGATTCTTTCGACGCCCGCAGGCGATCTTGCTCCCGGCTCGCTGGCCACCGATGCGCCGCCGGTCTTCGTCGACCATGATGCCTTGGCCAAGCTATGGGACGGACCGGGCCGCGTCTTTCTCTGGACCTCGCCTGAGTCGATGCCGCAACTGCCGGGTGAAAGCTACGTCATCGCGCGCGACGGCGGCCGCGAGATCGTGAGCAACGAGCCGAATAACGGCGGAGCGACGTTCTGA
- a CDS encoding MBL fold metallo-hydrolase — protein sequence MHQIVPGIVRIARMGSLMNCYLVVEEDGITVVDTLFAAVVPEIQSAAKTLGTPIRRILLTHAHGDHIGGLDRLARSLQGADVAIGRRESRIMGRRDFSLDPDEPQTKIKGMYPRVATSPVTLLDEGDFYGSLEVIATPGHTPGHMSYLHRPTGMLLAGDAVVAVPALRAVYDCPWYFPFGNFATWHRPTALASMRKLASLDLDGVLPGHGAPVLADVPGAFQRAFTRIKA from the coding sequence ATGCACCAGATCGTGCCCGGCATCGTGCGTATTGCGCGCATGGGTTCTTTGATGAACTGCTATCTCGTCGTCGAGGAAGACGGCATCACCGTCGTCGACACGTTGTTTGCAGCCGTCGTCCCGGAGATCCAGTCGGCGGCAAAGACGCTTGGCACGCCGATCCGGCGCATTCTTTTAACGCATGCGCACGGCGATCACATCGGTGGACTCGACCGGCTGGCGCGGAGCCTGCAGGGCGCGGATGTGGCGATCGGACGGCGCGAGTCGCGCATCATGGGCCGCCGCGATTTCTCGCTCGATCCGGACGAGCCGCAGACCAAGATCAAGGGCATGTACCCTCGCGTGGCCACCAGCCCGGTCACGCTGCTCGACGAAGGCGATTTTTATGGCTCACTGGAAGTGATTGCGACCCCAGGCCACACGCCGGGCCACATGTCGTATCTGCACCGGCCCACCGGCATGCTGCTCGCTGGCGATGCAGTCGTCGCTGTCCCTGCACTGCGCGCAGTTTACGATTGCCCGTGGTATTTCCCGTTCGGCAACTTCGCGACCTGGCACCGGCCCACGGCACTCGCTTCCATGCGCAAGCTGGCCTCGCTCGATCTCGACGGCGTGCTGCCGGGACACGGTGCACCGGTGCTCGCGGATGTGCCAGGCGCATTTCAGCGGGCCTTCACGCGGATCAAGGCTTAG
- a CDS encoding Rieske 2Fe-2S domain-containing protein, producing MVTLPSIPATTLIYNDWYPAMRSDLLRGKKMQAVMLMGIPMVLGRREDGRIFAMRDACPHRGIPLSDGWFDGKNVTCKYHGWAFEPCSGQCTAIPSLTSQDTLDPNRIFAGAFPCEERDGYAWVYVPEPGSGRVRAGADLVPVPELPKFSERFRSAWLTADLPCNVDHGIIGLMDPAHGPFVHQSWWWRRAASIHEKEKHFEPIPQGFRMSAHAPSGNSAPYKLLGVYGEPITTTIDFVLPNRRYETIRCGPKWFSSLTTVTPTTANACRIDVYAAWNVFYHVPFVLPVAKFFGKRFVEQDRLTMVQQAEGLRWEPSLMLIDDADRPAKWYFALKQARLDGQPERHPMSGPVTLRWRS from the coding sequence ATGGTGACCCTTCCTTCGATTCCGGCGACGACGCTGATCTACAACGATTGGTACCCCGCGATGCGCAGCGATCTGCTGCGGGGCAAGAAGATGCAGGCCGTCATGCTGATGGGCATCCCCATGGTGCTGGGCCGGCGCGAGGATGGAAGGATCTTCGCCATGCGCGATGCCTGCCCGCACCGCGGCATCCCGCTCTCCGACGGCTGGTTCGATGGGAAGAACGTGACCTGCAAGTATCACGGATGGGCCTTCGAGCCCTGTTCGGGCCAGTGCACGGCGATCCCTTCGCTGACCTCGCAGGATACGCTCGATCCGAACAGGATTTTCGCCGGCGCGTTCCCCTGTGAAGAGCGTGACGGCTATGCCTGGGTCTATGTGCCGGAGCCAGGCTCGGGGCGCGTGCGCGCCGGTGCTGACCTGGTCCCGGTGCCGGAGCTGCCGAAATTCAGCGAGCGCTTCCGTAGCGCGTGGCTCACCGCCGACCTGCCCTGCAATGTCGACCATGGCATCATTGGCCTGATGGATCCGGCGCACGGACCTTTCGTGCACCAGAGCTGGTGGTGGCGCCGCGCAGCCTCCATCCACGAAAAGGAAAAGCATTTCGAGCCCATCCCGCAGGGCTTCCGCATGTCGGCTCATGCGCCCTCCGGCAACAGCGCGCCCTACAAGCTGCTCGGAGTTTATGGTGAGCCGATCACCACGACCATTGATTTTGTGCTGCCCAACCGCCGGTATGAGACGATCCGCTGCGGGCCGAAGTGGTTCTCCAGCCTCACTACGGTGACGCCGACCACGGCCAATGCCTGCCGCATCGATGTCTATGCGGCGTGGAATGTCTTCTACCACGTGCCCTTCGTGCTGCCGGTCGCGAAATTCTTCGGCAAGCGCTTCGTCGAGCAGGACCGCCTGACGATGGTGCAGCAGGCCGAGGGCCTGCGCTGGGAGCCGTCGCTGATGCTGATCGACGATGCCGACCGCCCGGCGAAGTGGTACTTCGCGCTCAAGCAGGCGCGGCTCGATGGCCAGCCCGAGCGCCATCCCATGAGCGGCCCGGTCACGCTGCGCTGGCGCAGCTAG